Proteins encoded within one genomic window of Nitrospira sp.:
- the sppA gene encoding signal peptide peptidase SppA, with translation MLPICSVSLCGVWRTTMRNAVVMGVIGLMLSGCTFNFPLFPGPGPLQETQVDGRGKAKVLLIEISGMISSQEKDGFRPTSSMLASVKEQLTRAAKDDQIKAVVLRINTPGGTVTASDIIYHELKTFKANRKIPIVASIMDLGTSGGYYIAAAADRVLAHPSSVTGSIGVIMLTVNAKGLLEKVGVEATAVTSGPRKDMGSPFRTMTVEERAIFQGLIDSFYQRFLSIVQEGRANLQMEQIKRLADGRIYTGEQAKEAGLVDEIGYLEDAVEVAKKQAGLTEARVVTYQRPGEYSNNVYSKLMAPSGLASLAEFDLATLVRGGTPQFMYLWMP, from the coding sequence ATGCTGCCTATTTGTTCGGTGAGTTTGTGCGGCGTATGGAGAACCACTATGCGTAATGCTGTTGTGATGGGTGTGATTGGTCTGATGTTGTCCGGCTGTACCTTCAATTTCCCCCTGTTCCCTGGCCCTGGCCCATTACAGGAAACGCAGGTCGATGGGAGGGGAAAGGCGAAGGTGTTGTTGATCGAGATTTCCGGGATGATCAGCTCTCAGGAAAAAGATGGATTCCGGCCAACCTCCAGTATGCTTGCCAGCGTGAAGGAGCAATTGACCAGGGCCGCGAAAGATGACCAGATCAAAGCGGTTGTCTTGCGCATCAACACGCCTGGAGGAACGGTGACGGCGTCGGACATTATTTATCACGAGTTGAAGACGTTCAAAGCCAATAGAAAAATTCCCATTGTCGCCTCCATCATGGATCTTGGAACTTCGGGAGGCTACTACATTGCAGCGGCAGCCGACAGGGTTTTGGCACATCCGTCGTCCGTCACGGGAAGTATCGGCGTTATCATGCTCACGGTCAATGCCAAAGGGTTGCTTGAGAAAGTTGGCGTCGAGGCGACGGCCGTGACGTCCGGGCCTCGCAAGGATATGGGGTCGCCTTTTCGAACGATGACGGTGGAAGAACGAGCGATTTTCCAAGGGCTGATCGATTCATTTTATCAGCGATTCTTGAGTATTGTGCAGGAAGGCCGTGCCAATTTGCAGATGGAGCAGATCAAGCGGCTGGCTGATGGTCGCATCTATACCGGGGAGCAAGCAAAGGAGGCCGGGCTGGTCGATGAGATCGGCTACCTCGAAGACGCCGTCGAGGTCGCGAAGAAACAGGCCGGTTTGACGGAAGCCCGCGTCGTCACGTACCAACGTCCTGGTGAGTATTCGAACAATGTCTATTCTAAACTGATGGCGCCAAGCGGACTTGCCAGTCTTGCGGAGTTCGACCTTGCCACATTGGTGCGTGGGGGAACTCCTCAATTTATGTACCTGTGGATGCCGTAG
- a CDS encoding M48 family metallopeptidase produces MAQPSDHEINRLFSVPMDRRTLLRGVVRRAAELSCLLTIGSMGAVASAVSGCVRAPGTARDQFIYISEEKEMAMGVGAYRELLRKAPVSDDPELNELVNRVGNRIAAVANKPEYQWEFAIIRDDRTINAFALPGGKVAVFTGILKITKNENGLATVIGHEVAHALQRHGAERYSRSILETIGQVGALAAGAAVGRPDAAIAAMSAYGVGVSLPFGRKQESEADYIGLKLMAQAGYDPREAVPFWERMSGCPRQMIDKVCFRSQHTIPEFLSTHPSDIARINQIEAWLPEALKYYHATQENQGPAPAPYHPLIGPELPSS; encoded by the coding sequence ATGGCGCAACCGTCGGACCACGAGATCAACCGATTGTTCTCTGTGCCCATGGATCGGCGAACATTGCTGCGTGGGGTTGTTCGCCGAGCGGCGGAGCTCTCGTGTCTTTTGACTATAGGGTCCATGGGAGCCGTCGCTTCGGCAGTGAGCGGATGTGTCAGAGCTCCAGGAACGGCACGCGATCAGTTTATTTATATTTCCGAAGAAAAAGAAATGGCAATGGGGGTCGGTGCCTATCGGGAATTACTTCGAAAAGCCCCGGTGAGCGACGATCCTGAGTTGAATGAGCTCGTCAATAGGGTGGGGAATCGAATTGCTGCCGTTGCCAACAAACCAGAATATCAATGGGAGTTTGCAATCATTCGAGATGATCGCACGATTAATGCGTTCGCCCTTCCGGGCGGGAAGGTGGCAGTCTTTACGGGAATTTTGAAGATTACGAAAAACGAAAATGGTTTGGCGACCGTGATCGGTCACGAAGTCGCGCATGCCCTCCAGCGACATGGAGCAGAACGGTATAGTCGGAGTATTTTGGAAACGATCGGTCAGGTCGGAGCATTGGCGGCCGGAGCCGCAGTCGGCCGACCGGATGCGGCAATCGCGGCGATGAGTGCCTATGGCGTCGGGGTGTCGTTACCGTTTGGGCGAAAACAGGAATCAGAGGCCGACTACATTGGGCTCAAACTGATGGCGCAGGCTGGGTATGATCCCCGGGAGGCGGTTCCGTTTTGGGAGCGGATGAGTGGATGTCCTCGGCAGATGATTGATAAAGTCTGTTTCCGATCCCAACATACGATTCCCGAGTTTTTGTCCACGCATCCGTCTGATATTGCGCGTATCAATCAGATCGAAGCCTGGCTTCCCGAAGCCTTGAAGTATTACCATGCCACGCAGGAGAATCAGGGGCCAGCGCCGGCGCCTTATCACCCTTTAATTGGCCCAGAACTTCCATCCAGTTAA
- the carB gene encoding carbamoyl-phosphate synthase large subunit, with protein MPKRTDIQSILMIGSGPIVIGQACEFDYSGTQACKALKAEGYKVILINSNPATIMTDPEMADRTYVEPITLDVVEKVIDRERPDALLPTMGGQTALNTTMGLVKRGVLEKYGVTLVGASAEAIHKAEDREAFKQAMQRIGLRVPKSGTAHSRQEAVAIVETVGFPAIIRPSFTMGGTGGNIAYNREEFERLIEWALAMSPVSQVLIEESVIGWKEYELEVMRDLKDNVVIVCPIENFDPMGVHTGDSITVAPAMTLTDKEYQRMRDAALRIIREIGVDTGGSNIQFGINPANGEMVVIEMNPRVSRSSALASKATGFPIAKIAAKLAVGYTLDEITNDITGVTKASFEPVIDYVVVKIPRFAFQKFKGADPTLTTQMKSVGEVMAIGRTFKESLQKAIRSLELDLNGLVSRFGLDRGVPTGFNRPEAIEKLESVLRTPLPERLWYLADAMRLGLGDEELAAITKVDPWFLDQVRQLVDFERSLVGQASNSAGCLSGGLLWEAKELGFSDDRIALLLGCEAGAVAKARMEHRDRRVTYKRVDTCAAEFEAQTPYLYSTYGHECEARPADRKKVVILGGGPNRIGQGIEFDYCCVHAAMALREEAIDTIMVNCNPETVSTDYDTSDRLYFEPLTHEDVLNIVHREQPLGVVLQFGGQTPLKLALPLSKAGVKILGTSPDAIDLAEDRERFRELLNRLGLRQAESGTARSVEEAVQIAGQISYPVMVRPSYVLGGRSMQIVYDEAGLLEYMRSAVKASPNHPVLIDKYLADAIEVDADAISDGETVVVAGIMEHIEEAGVHSGDSACSLPPYTLEKSLVAEIERQMRMLAKELGVVGLMNAQFAVKGETIYVLEVNPRGSRTVPFVSKAIGVPLAKLAMKVMMGRTLKELGFTQAPVPEHFSVKEAVFPFNKFPGVDVLLGPEMKSTGEVMGLDEDFGWAFAKSQAGAGAVLPTSGTAFISVKASDRPAALEVGRVLSQLGMRIQGTSGTAGYLREHGLPVEVVNKVAEGRPHIVDHIKNGSVAIVVNTVRTASAHVDSLAIRREALHRGIPYFTTMRGAHAATMAIEAILKKDLSIRTLQEYHRT; from the coding sequence ATGCCAAAACGGACGGATATCCAATCAATTCTGATGATCGGATCAGGCCCGATTGTGATCGGGCAGGCCTGTGAATTCGATTACTCCGGTACACAAGCTTGTAAAGCCCTCAAAGCCGAGGGCTATAAGGTCATCCTCATCAATAGTAATCCGGCCACGATCATGACGGATCCGGAGATGGCCGATCGGACCTATGTGGAGCCGATTACGTTGGACGTGGTCGAAAAAGTCATTGACCGAGAACGTCCGGATGCCCTGCTTCCGACCATGGGAGGGCAAACGGCTTTAAACACCACGATGGGCTTGGTCAAGCGAGGCGTGCTCGAGAAATACGGAGTCACCCTCGTGGGCGCGTCGGCGGAGGCGATTCACAAAGCCGAGGATCGGGAAGCCTTTAAGCAGGCCATGCAGCGAATTGGGCTCCGTGTGCCCAAGAGTGGGACGGCGCACAGTCGGCAGGAGGCCGTCGCGATTGTGGAGACCGTCGGGTTTCCCGCCATCATCCGACCTTCGTTCACGATGGGGGGAACAGGGGGAAATATTGCCTATAATCGTGAAGAATTTGAGCGGCTGATTGAGTGGGCATTGGCCATGAGTCCGGTGAGTCAGGTGCTGATCGAGGAGTCGGTGATCGGTTGGAAAGAGTATGAGTTAGAGGTCATGCGTGACCTGAAAGACAATGTCGTCATCGTGTGTCCCATCGAAAACTTCGATCCGATGGGGGTCCATACTGGGGACAGCATCACCGTGGCGCCGGCCATGACCTTGACCGATAAAGAATATCAACGTATGCGGGATGCGGCTCTGCGTATTATTCGAGAGATTGGAGTCGACACGGGTGGGTCGAATATCCAGTTTGGGATCAACCCGGCTAATGGAGAGATGGTCGTCATTGAAATGAATCCTCGGGTGTCCAGAAGTTCGGCGTTGGCCTCGAAGGCGACCGGGTTTCCCATCGCAAAGATCGCCGCCAAGCTCGCAGTCGGATACACTCTGGATGAGATCACCAACGATATCACCGGGGTCACCAAGGCATCGTTCGAGCCGGTCATCGATTACGTTGTCGTGAAGATTCCTCGATTCGCCTTTCAAAAGTTCAAGGGCGCTGATCCGACCTTGACGACTCAAATGAAGTCGGTTGGTGAGGTGATGGCGATTGGACGAACGTTTAAAGAGTCCCTCCAGAAGGCGATTCGTTCGTTGGAATTGGATCTGAATGGCTTGGTTTCGCGGTTTGGTCTGGATCGCGGTGTGCCGACTGGCTTTAATCGTCCGGAGGCCATTGAGAAGCTTGAGAGCGTGTTGCGCACACCGTTACCCGAGCGATTGTGGTATCTGGCTGATGCGATGCGCCTCGGATTGGGCGATGAGGAGCTGGCTGCAATCACAAAAGTCGATCCCTGGTTCTTGGATCAGGTGAGGCAGTTGGTGGATTTTGAGCGATCCCTGGTCGGGCAGGCTTCCAACTCGGCTGGGTGCTTGAGCGGAGGATTGCTCTGGGAAGCCAAAGAGCTCGGGTTTTCAGATGATCGGATCGCCCTCTTATTAGGCTGTGAAGCTGGGGCGGTCGCGAAGGCACGGATGGAACATCGGGACCGGCGTGTGACCTATAAACGAGTCGATACCTGCGCCGCGGAGTTTGAGGCACAGACCCCGTATCTCTATTCCACCTATGGCCACGAGTGCGAGGCGCGACCAGCAGACCGAAAGAAGGTCGTGATTCTCGGCGGAGGTCCCAATCGTATCGGGCAGGGGATTGAGTTCGACTACTGTTGTGTCCACGCGGCGATGGCGCTGCGCGAAGAGGCAATCGACACCATCATGGTGAACTGCAATCCGGAAACCGTGAGTACGGATTACGATACCTCTGATCGTTTGTACTTTGAACCACTCACCCATGAAGATGTGCTGAATATCGTCCATCGGGAACAACCGCTTGGCGTGGTGTTGCAATTCGGGGGACAGACGCCCTTGAAGCTTGCGCTTCCGCTCTCAAAGGCCGGTGTCAAGATTCTCGGTACCAGCCCTGATGCGATTGATCTGGCGGAGGATCGCGAACGGTTTCGTGAACTGTTGAATAGGCTTGGTCTGCGTCAGGCAGAGAGCGGGACTGCTCGGTCTGTTGAGGAAGCGGTGCAGATTGCCGGGCAGATCAGCTACCCGGTCATGGTCCGTCCGTCGTATGTCTTGGGTGGACGGTCCATGCAGATCGTCTATGACGAAGCCGGTTTGTTGGAATACATGCGGTCGGCGGTCAAGGCATCGCCCAATCATCCCGTGTTGATCGACAAGTACCTCGCCGATGCGATCGAAGTCGATGCCGATGCGATTTCCGATGGGGAAACCGTAGTGGTCGCAGGCATTATGGAGCATATCGAAGAGGCTGGGGTCCATTCGGGAGATTCAGCTTGCTCGCTCCCTCCCTATACGCTTGAGAAGTCTCTTGTCGCCGAGATTGAGCGGCAGATGCGAATGTTAGCCAAGGAGCTGGGAGTGGTCGGGCTGATGAACGCCCAGTTTGCCGTCAAGGGGGAGACGATTTATGTATTGGAAGTCAATCCACGCGGATCCCGGACCGTTCCGTTCGTCAGCAAAGCGATCGGTGTACCGCTTGCAAAGTTAGCGATGAAGGTGATGATGGGGCGAACGCTTAAGGAGCTTGGATTTACGCAGGCTCCGGTCCCTGAGCATTTCTCGGTCAAAGAGGCGGTGTTCCCCTTCAATAAATTTCCTGGAGTCGACGTGCTCCTCGGGCCGGAGATGAAATCAACCGGGGAAGTGATGGGACTCGATGAGGATTTTGGTTGGGCCTTTGCCAAGTCCCAAGCCGGGGCCGGGGCCGTGTTGCCGACGTCAGGAACGGCGTTCATTAGTGTGAAGGCATCGGACCGTCCTGCCGCGCTCGAAGTCGGGAGGGTATTGAGTCAACTGGGGATGCGAATTCAGGGGACAAGCGGGACGGCAGGCTATCTACGAGAGCATGGTCTTCCCGTGGAGGTCGTGAACAAAGTGGCCGAAGGTAGACCGCATATCGTTGACCATATCAAGAACGGATCGGTAGCCATTGTCGTCAATACGGTACGTACGGCCTCGGCACATGTCGATTCGCTCGCAATCAGACGAGAAGCGTTGCATCGAGGAATTCCTTATTTTACGACCATGCGAGGGGCACACGCTGCGACGATGGCGATCGAAGCCATCCTGAAAAAAGATCTATCGATCCGGACCTTGCAGGAGTATCATCGGACCTGA
- the greA gene encoding transcription elongation factor GreA → MPTPITKKGYEALKAELDRLRKIERPKVIEAIAEARAHGDLSENAEYDAAKERQGFIESRLSELEGKIADARIVEITGRTTETVVFGATVLVIEQESQSKKQYTLVGQDEADMKFNKISVQSPVGRALIGKRVGDFVEVTTPVKMVEYEVVEIKFEEC, encoded by the coding sequence ATGCCGACCCCAATCACGAAGAAAGGTTATGAAGCACTCAAGGCTGAATTGGATCGTTTGCGCAAGATCGAACGTCCCAAGGTGATTGAAGCCATTGCCGAGGCTCGAGCACATGGCGATCTTAGTGAGAATGCCGAGTACGATGCCGCGAAAGAGCGGCAGGGGTTCATTGAATCCCGGCTCTCCGAACTCGAGGGGAAGATCGCTGATGCGCGCATTGTCGAAATCACCGGGCGTACCACCGAAACGGTTGTCTTTGGCGCGACCGTGTTGGTCATTGAGCAGGAATCACAATCGAAGAAACAGTATACCTTGGTCGGGCAAGACGAAGCCGACATGAAGTTCAACAAGATTTCGGTGCAGTCTCCCGTCGGTCGTGCCTTGATCGGAAAACGTGTCGGCGATTTTGTCGAGGTGACGACTCCGGTCAAGATGGTCGAATACGAAGTCGTGGAGATCAAATTCGAGGAATGTTGA
- a CDS encoding SAM-dependent chlorinase/fluorinase — protein sequence MPEARPLIALLTDFGERDSFVASMKGVILSINAAVRLVDLSHQITSHQIQEAGYFLKSCYRYFPAGTIYVAVVDPGVGTERRALLLAAAGSFFVGPDNGLFTEILEQELGAKVWQISNPQYRLETAGSTFDGRDVFAPAAAWLSKGVPPSFFGPAVHDPIRRSVAIPVWHEDVLIGKIVSVDRFGNLISNITARQIREFRGAMGQSVEIHIGASIIGDVVGSYSLGHRESPSALINSDGNLEIFVQEDSAARCLQVGVGEEVRLC from the coding sequence GTGCCGGAGGCACGACCCCTTATCGCCTTGCTGACCGATTTTGGCGAACGTGACAGTTTTGTCGCCAGCATGAAGGGCGTGATTCTCTCGATTAATGCTGCTGTGCGACTGGTTGATCTCTCCCATCAAATCACGTCCCATCAGATTCAGGAAGCCGGGTATTTCCTGAAGTCCTGTTATCGCTATTTTCCTGCCGGAACGATTTATGTGGCGGTCGTTGATCCAGGAGTCGGGACCGAGCGTCGGGCGCTGCTCTTGGCTGCCGCCGGGTCGTTCTTCGTCGGTCCGGATAACGGGTTATTCACGGAGATCTTGGAGCAGGAGCTTGGAGCCAAGGTCTGGCAGATCAGCAATCCACAGTATCGTTTGGAAACGGCCGGATCGACCTTTGACGGTCGAGATGTCTTTGCACCGGCAGCGGCTTGGCTGAGCAAAGGAGTCCCACCGTCCTTTTTCGGGCCCGCTGTCCATGATCCCATTCGACGTTCTGTTGCGATACCGGTCTGGCATGAGGATGTGCTGATCGGAAAGATCGTGTCGGTCGACCGTTTTGGAAATCTTATTTCCAACATCACGGCGAGACAAATCCGTGAATTTCGAGGGGCAATGGGACAATCCGTGGAGATTCACATCGGAGCCTCCATCATCGGCGATGTGGTCGGAAGTTACAGCCTGGGGCATCGTGAGAGTCCGTCTGCGCTGATCAATAGCGATGGAAACTTGGAGATTTTCGTACAGGAAGATAGTGCAGCCCGCTGTCTTCAGGTCGGCGTGGGTGAAGAAGTACGTCTGTGTTGA
- the lhgO gene encoding L-2-hydroxyglutarate oxidase, with protein sequence MKTCDFLIIGGGVIGLSIARELRRRRGDANILLIEKEPSCGAHASGRNSGVLHAGFYYSPDSLKAKFTRLGNERLTAYCEEKRISINRCGKLVVAKDAADLPSLDELFRRGQINGIELQPLTDAEAKSIEPRVKTYQRALFSPRTSTVNPLHVVNAMQQDAVREGIHIQCSTAYQGLDDETILTNQGRIAAGYVVNAAGLYADKIALNYGFSEKYRILPFKGLYLYSDEPPGSIRTNIYPVPDLRNPFLGVHFTITADGKAKIGPTAIPALWRENYEGLSNFNFGELAEVASRGLGLLTGAGFDFRRLAMEEITKYSRSKMVSLASVLAEGVDERNYQKWGRPGIRAQLLDITKKKLEMDFVLEGDHRSMHVLNAVSPAFTCSLPFADYVCDHIDKAIR encoded by the coding sequence ATGAAGACCTGCGATTTTCTTATCATCGGCGGCGGAGTGATCGGCCTCAGCATCGCGCGTGAGCTGCGAAGACGACGCGGAGATGCCAACATTCTTTTGATTGAAAAGGAACCGTCGTGTGGAGCCCATGCCAGCGGACGCAACAGCGGGGTACTCCACGCCGGCTTCTACTACTCGCCGGACAGTCTGAAAGCCAAATTCACACGCCTTGGAAATGAACGACTCACCGCCTACTGTGAGGAGAAGCGGATCTCCATCAATAGATGTGGGAAACTGGTCGTCGCCAAGGATGCCGCGGACTTGCCGTCGCTTGACGAGTTATTCCGACGAGGCCAGATCAACGGCATCGAGCTCCAGCCCCTCACAGATGCAGAAGCCAAGTCGATCGAACCTCGGGTCAAGACCTATCAACGGGCGCTGTTCTCCCCCCGTACATCGACCGTCAACCCGCTCCATGTCGTCAATGCGATGCAGCAAGATGCGGTTCGTGAGGGGATTCACATTCAGTGCAGTACGGCCTACCAAGGCCTGGACGACGAGACTATCCTGACAAATCAGGGCCGCATTGCCGCCGGATATGTCGTCAATGCCGCAGGCCTCTATGCCGATAAAATTGCTCTGAACTATGGCTTTTCAGAAAAGTATCGAATCCTCCCGTTTAAGGGACTCTATCTCTACTCCGATGAGCCCCCCGGATCGATTCGAACCAATATCTATCCTGTTCCTGATCTGAGAAATCCGTTCCTTGGTGTGCATTTCACGATCACGGCGGATGGGAAAGCGAAAATCGGTCCGACCGCCATTCCGGCATTGTGGCGAGAAAACTATGAAGGGCTCAGCAACTTCAACTTCGGCGAGCTGGCTGAAGTCGCGAGCCGAGGACTCGGCCTCTTGACCGGGGCGGGATTCGATTTTCGACGATTGGCGATGGAGGAAATTACGAAATACTCACGAAGTAAGATGGTGTCGCTGGCGTCGGTCCTCGCCGAAGGCGTCGACGAACGCAATTATCAGAAATGGGGACGCCCCGGCATCCGCGCGCAGCTCCTCGACATCACCAAAAAGAAACTTGAAATGGATTTTGTGCTCGAAGGCGACCATCGTTCCATGCACGTATTGAATGCGGTCTCACCGGCCTTTACCTGTTCACTCCCCTTTGCCGATTACGTCTGCGACCACATCGATAAGGCGATCCGCTGA
- the bioA gene encoding adenosylmethionine--8-amino-7-oxononanoate transaminase, whose amino-acid sequence MTRRPSTQQLRDWDRRYLWHPFTQMQEWEQEEPLIIERGKGSYLIDTEGKKYLDGTSSIWVNVHGHRHPTLDRAIKKQLDKIAHSTFLGLSNPPAIELARELIRIAPRGLTRVFYSDNGSTAVEIALKMAVQYWQQRRPEAGSKNTFLHLKLAYHGDTIGAVSVGNIELFHARFKPLLFPTVEADPPHCYRCPLQLSYPSCNIACMEPIEEIVKSRHRELAGVIIEPLMQAAAGMIPQPPGYLKRIRTLCTQFNLLLITDEVATGFGRTGKMFACEHEGVTPDLMALSKGLTGGYMPLAATLTTDEIYRGFLGDYDEFKTFFHGHSFTGNPLGCSVALANLHVFRQEKTLARLLSKIKLFSRLLARLEALPQVGDIRQRGFMVGVELVKEKTTKTPYPLSAKAGHRVAAIARSKGLILRPIGNVLVLIPPLSISNQELNKLVDILKESIETLQIDSESIHGTHNNR is encoded by the coding sequence ATGACTCGACGACCTTCCACTCAGCAGCTCAGAGATTGGGATCGTCGCTATCTCTGGCATCCGTTTACCCAAATGCAGGAGTGGGAGCAGGAGGAGCCACTCATCATCGAGCGTGGGAAAGGCTCGTACCTGATCGATACGGAGGGAAAGAAATATCTCGATGGCACCTCATCAATTTGGGTCAATGTCCATGGCCATCGCCATCCGACCCTCGATCGCGCCATCAAGAAGCAGCTCGACAAGATCGCCCACTCGACGTTTCTTGGACTCTCGAACCCACCGGCCATTGAACTCGCCCGGGAGCTGATCCGCATCGCTCCCAGGGGGCTCACCCGCGTTTTCTATTCGGACAACGGGTCAACCGCGGTGGAGATTGCCCTGAAGATGGCCGTCCAATACTGGCAACAGCGCCGTCCCGAAGCCGGCTCAAAGAACACATTCCTCCATCTCAAACTCGCTTACCATGGTGATACGATTGGAGCCGTAAGCGTCGGCAACATCGAACTGTTCCATGCTCGATTTAAACCGCTCCTCTTCCCGACGGTGGAAGCCGATCCGCCCCACTGCTACCGCTGTCCACTTCAACTCAGTTATCCCTCTTGCAACATCGCCTGCATGGAGCCGATTGAAGAGATCGTCAAGAGCCGTCACCGAGAGTTGGCCGGGGTGATCATCGAACCGCTCATGCAAGCCGCCGCCGGCATGATTCCTCAGCCGCCCGGCTATTTGAAACGAATCCGTACGCTCTGCACACAATTCAACCTCCTCTTGATCACCGACGAAGTGGCGACGGGATTTGGACGCACCGGCAAGATGTTCGCCTGCGAGCACGAAGGCGTCACACCGGATCTGATGGCACTCAGTAAAGGACTCACCGGGGGGTACATGCCCTTGGCGGCAACCTTGACAACGGATGAGATCTATCGCGGTTTTCTCGGCGACTATGACGAGTTCAAAACATTCTTCCATGGCCACAGTTTTACCGGCAACCCGCTGGGCTGTTCCGTGGCGCTCGCAAACCTTCATGTGTTTCGCCAGGAGAAGACGCTGGCTCGACTCCTTTCCAAAATCAAGCTCTTCAGCAGATTGCTGGCTCGGCTCGAGGCGCTCCCTCAAGTCGGCGACATTCGTCAACGAGGATTTATGGTAGGAGTTGAATTGGTCAAGGAGAAAACGACCAAAACCCCCTACCCACTCAGCGCCAAGGCCGGCCACCGCGTGGCAGCCATCGCCCGATCAAAGGGATTGATCTTGAGACCGATCGGGAATGTCCTCGTGCTCATCCCGCCGCTCTCGATCTCCAACCAGGAATTAAACAAACTGGTGGACATCCTGAAAGAATCTATAGAGACTCTGCAAATCGATTCAGAGTCCATCCACGGTACGCACAACAATCGGTAG